Proteins encoded within one genomic window of Pieris rapae chromosome 1, ilPieRapa1.1, whole genome shotgun sequence:
- the LOC110994769 gene encoding acetylcholinesterase, with the protein MGWRWLVLWSMWLAGFVRQPTLNLRISSGILRGSVSPDGTYLHYNGIPYAEITQRFRKPGPEPTWDGIFEAINENIRCHQRIGTNLVVGQEDCLTLNVYTPVMVDEGTNLPVMVYIHGGGFFDGSGSSFIYGPNNLINKGVILVTINYRLNIQGFICLGIKEAPGNAGMKDQVAALQWVRRNIKAFGGNPDNVTLFGESAGSSSVSFHILSHMSKGLFHRAILQSGSSLSPWALQYRPVYMASLLTKVMLHSTEDAFELYNILMNKTDAELVVTRVPRKEGNVIFSELLYVPCVEEEIDGEEPFLTEHPHDILSKGKYNKVPVMIGMNSNEGYLFAAMENNTVVPKIDVIKSLPKDLLITSDKERCEVGNMLKEIYMIDNNMSSSNFLNLAKFHGEIFFSYPTIQETELYLMTNNEPVYSYIFNYSGNRNFLKKSLGEPFSSAPGATHADELFYIFSQYLIPNLFENQMIEKMTTMWTNFAKYGEPTPETTELLPLKWHPSTKASPHSLVIDSQFSIVPMGTSESIKYLRRIYAKYRRKQTRDL; encoded by the exons ATGGGATGGCGGTGGCTAGTGCTGTGGTCAATGTGGCTGGCAGGCTTTGTGCGCCAGCCCACACTGAATCTGCGTATTTCTTCAGGGATTTTACGAGGATCTGTGTCTCCAGACGGCACGTATTTGCACTACAACGGCATACCATACGCTGAAATCACGCAGAGATTTAGG AAACCTGGTCCTGAACCAACTTGGGACGGTATATTTGAAGCGATTAACGAAAATATTCGATGCCACCAAAGAATCGGCACTAACCTTGTTGTTGGCCAGGAAGACTGTTTGACACTTAACGTTTACACCCCAGTTATGGTAGATGAAGGCACCAATTTACCAGTAATGGTTTATATTCACGGAGGTGGATTTTTCGACGGTTCCGGAAGTAGCTTCATATATGGACCCAATAATCTTATTAACAAGGGCGTCATTCTCGTCACGATAAATTATAGACTAAACATTCAAGGTTTCATTTGTTTGGGTATCAAAGAAGCGCCCGGCAATGCCGGTATGAAAGATCAGGTGGCGGCCTTGCAATGGGTGAGGCGAAATATAAAGGCATTTGGTGGAAACCCAGATAATGTTACTTTGTTTGGTGAAAGTGCTGGATCTTCTTCGGTTTCGTTTCATATTCTTTCACATATGTCGAAAGGTCTCTTTCATAGAGCTATATTACAAAGTGGATCATCTCTGTCACCTTGGGCCTTACAATACCGACCTGTATATATGGCAAGCTTACTAACAAAAGTAATGCTTCATAGCACCGAGGATGCTTTCGAgttgtacaatattttaatgaataaaactgATGCAGAACTAGTTGTTACAAGAGTTCCTAGAAAAGAAGGTAATGTAATATTCTCTGAATTGCTTTACGTGCCTTGCGTAGAAGAAGAAATCGATGGTGAAGAACCATTTCTCACAGAACATCCTCATGATATACTGTCTAagggaaaatataataaagtgccAGTGATGATTGGCATGAACAGCAATGAAGGATATTTATTTGCAGCTATGGAAAACAACACGGTAGTACCGAAAATAGATGTTATAAAATCTCTGcctaaagatttattaattacatcgGATAAGGAGCGCTGTGAAGTAGGGAATATGTTAAAGGAAATTTATATGATCGATAATAACATGTCTTCGTCTAACTTTCTGAATCTAGCAAAGTTTCACGGCGAAATATTCTTTTCTTATCCAACAATACAAGAAACAGAGCTTTATTTAATGACCAACAACGAACCAGtgtatagttatatttttaattatagtggCAACAGGAATTTTCTAAAGAAATCACTCGGTGAACCGTTCTCTAGTGCTCCAGGAGCGACACATGCAGATgaactattttatatctttagtCAATATCTCATCCCCAATTTATTTGAGAATCAGATGATTGAAAAGATGACAACTATGTGGACTAACTTTGCAAAATACGG AGAGCCAACACCAGAAACTACAGAACTTCTTCCATTAAAATGGCATCCATCTACGAAGGCCTCTCCACATTCGTTAGTGATCGACTCACAATTTAGTATAGTGCCAATGGGGACCAGTgaatctattaaatatttaagaagaaTCTATGCTAAGTACAGAAGAAAACAAACCcgtgatttataa
- the LOC110994770 gene encoding acetylcholinesterase — protein sequence MGVQWRWVVLSSLWLAQLVKQPTPIISVSSGLLRGRVSTDGTHLRYNGIPYALIPDRFQNPQPAQKWEGVLDAVNENIRCAQRFSKAWITGYEDCLTLNVYTPLHLNRKAYPVMVYIHGGGFRDGSGSPFLYGPEYLVKNGVILVTLNYRLEVLGFLCLGIKEAPGNMGLKDQVEALRWVKQNIKQFNGDPDNITLFGESAGSASVLYHIVSPMSKNLYNRAIMQSGSAISPWSMQLEPIKTAFKLAEQMGYKPKDVYEVLQIFKKKTIVELLGTRVPRREGDTILSENIFVPCIEEVINGMEQMITDSPYNIIRNGSFNKVPIMMGFNSAEGFMFVGKENDTTISKFNVFDSLPRDLEFPTALDKITISEKLTKVYFGNKENTKDLNLLAKYEGDAGIVYPVIFTADLLIRNMDKPVFVYKFARDGWMNLLKLLYGFVRYSGATHADELFYLFKPEVTLPMSFLEQNVIHKMTTMWTNFAKFENPIPRINKEFLIKWEPINPIKPELLVIDTEFSIETLWNDEGILLWNQTYKEFRRKN from the exons ATGGGCGTGCAGTGGCGTTGGGTTGTACTTTCTTCGTTGTGGCTAGCACAGCTCGTAAAGCAGCCCACGCCCATAATTAGCGTATCCTCTGGTCTGCTGCGTGGCAGAGTCTCAACAGACGGTACACATCTTCGCTACAATGGAATTCCATATGCTTTGATCCCGGATAGGTTCCAG AATCCTCAACCAGCTCAAAAATGGGAGGGAGTACTTGACGCGGtgaatgaaaatattagaTGTGCACAAAGATTCTCAAAAGCTTGGATTACCGGATATGAAGATTGCCTcacattaaatgtttatacacCTCTACATTTAAATAGGAAAGCCTATCCCGTTATGGTTTACATCCACGGTGGAGGCTTCCGAGATGGATCTGGGTCACCATTTTTATATGGACCCGAATATCTTGTCAAAAATGGcgttattttagttactttaaaCTATAGACTAGAAGTGCTCGGCTTCCTATGTTTAGGTATCAAAGAAGCTCCTGGAAACATGGGACTGAAAGACCAGGTAGAAGCTCTTCGTTGGGTGaagcaaaatattaaacaatttaatggaGACCCAGATaacattactttatttggAGAAAGTGCTGGATCAGCGTCAGTTTTATATCATATCGTGTCACCAATGtctaaaaacttatataatagaGCAATAATGCAAAGTGGTTCAGCTATTTCACCGTGGAGCATGCAATTGGAGCCTATAAAAACAGCTTTCAAACTTGCCGAGCAAATGGGGTATAAACCAAAAGATGTTTACGAAgttttgcaaatatttaagaaGAAAACAATCGTCGAACTGTTAGGAACTCGTGTACCCAGACGCGAAGGAGATACAATACtgtcagaaaatatttttgtcccATGTATTGAAGAAGTTATAAACGGCATGGAGCAAATGATAACGGACAGcccatataatataatacgaaATGGTAGTTTTAATAAGGTACCTATTATGATGGGCTTTAATAGCGCTGAAGGATTCATGTTTGTTGGAAAAGAAAATGATACAACTATATCCAAGTTCAATGTCTTCGATTCTTTGCCAAGAGACTTGGAGTTTCCAACTGCGTTAGATAAAATTACGATTTCGGAGAAGTTAACAAAAGTATATTTCGGAAATAAGGAAAAtacaaaagatttaaatttattagcaaAATATGAAGGAGATGCGGGTATAGTTTATCCTGTGATATTTACTGCTGACCTTTTGATTAGAAATATGGATAAACCTGTCTTCGTATATAAGTTTGCACGTGATGGCTGGATGAACTTATTGAAGTTGCTTTATGGTTTCGTGAGATATTCTGGTGCAACACATGCcgatgaattattttatttatttaaaccagAAGTAACATTACCTATGTCGTTTTTAGAACAGAACGTTATACACAAAATGACAACTATGTGGACAAACTTCGCTAAATTTGA AAACCCTATCCCGCGGATAAACAAAGAATTCTTAATCAAATGGGAACCTATAAATCCAATAAAGCCAGAACTATTGGTCATTGATACTGAATTTTCAATAGAAACTCTTTGgaacgatgaaggaatattACTCTGGAACCAAACTTACAAGGAATTTAGacgaaaaaattaa
- the LOC110994786 gene encoding esterase FE4, with amino-acid sequence MIKLRRILIALMAVAISEAHFPTLPIRISSGLLRGTVALDNSHVRYHGIPYAIANRFESPKPAPKWEGILDAINEFSRCPQRFLNFVIGNEDCLTLNVYAPIKRRNRPYPVMVFIHGGGFRDGSGSPYIYGPEFLVNHNMILVTLNYRLEVLGFLCLGIKEAQGNMGLKDQVEALRLVRKNIIAFGGDPDNVTIFGESAGSASVLYHILSPMSKGLFHKAILESGSAMSFWATQFNPKDIAFHLAQQLKYNSTDVYEVLDIFKKKTAVELLSTRIPRSNGDIIQSENIFVPCIETSIPGTETFLTDSPYVVLNSGKFNKVPLIIGFNNAEGYMFVGKENKTTKAMFNFLDSLPRDLQFPDNSARLETAEKLKNIYSSNENNSEVSEDSLVKYEGDAGIRFPVVSTTDLLIRNSGKPVFSYKFSYSGSLNLVKILYGFGTSPGASHGDEIPYLFKVEGFWPIATLEMKMIEKMTTMWSNFAKYSNPIPFTTALLPVKWEPSSPKEPKQLVINTHLSTAPLWEDEALLLWNETYSKYRKLN; translated from the exons atgataaaattaagaaGAATCCTGATAGCATTGATGGCGGTAGCCATCTCAGAAGCCCATTTTCCGACGCTACCAATTCGAATCTCCAGTGGCCTTCTTCGTGGTACTGTTGCTCTGGATAATTCGCATGTTAGATATCACGGTATACCTTACGCTATCGCTAATAGATTTGAG AGTCCAAAACCAGCACCGAAATGGGAAGGTATTCTAGATGCTATCAATGAATTCAGTCGATGTCCAcaacgatttttaaattttgttataggaAATGAGGACTGTCTTACTCTTAATGTTTACGCTCCAATAAAGCGAAGGAATCGGCCTTACCCCGTGATGGTATTTATACACGGCGGAGGCTTTAGAGATGGATCTGGATCACCTTACATATACGGACCAGAATTTTTAGTCAACCATAATATGATTCTGGTCACATTGAATTATCGTCTTGAAGTTTTGGGTTTTCTTTGCTTGGGCATAAAGGAAGCTCAAGGAAATATGGGCTTAAAAGATCAAGTAGAAGCTCTCCGATTGGtgagaaaaaatatcataGCTTTTGGAGGTGATCCCGATAATGTTACAATATTTGGTGAGAGTGCAGGTTCCGCTTCTGTGCTCTATCATATATTATCACCGATGTCCAAAGGTTTATTTCATAAAGCTATATTAGAAAGTGGTTCTGCCATGTCATTTTGGGCGACACAGTTTAACCCTAAGGATATAGCATTTCACCTTGCACAACAATTGAAATACAACTCAACGGATGTATATGAAGTTTtagatattttcaaaaagaaaACTGCAGTTGAGTTACTTAGCACGAGGATTCCTAGATCTAATGGAGATATAATACAAtcggaaaatatatttgtcccGTGTATTGAGACTTCGATTCCTGGAACTGAAACGTTTTTAACAGATAGTCCCTATGTTGTACTTAATAGCggcaaatttaataaagtgcccctaataattggatttaaTAACGCCGAAGGATATATGTTTGTGGGAAAGGAGAATAAAACAACTAAGGCCATGTTTAACTTCCTTGACTCGCTACCACGAGATTTACAATTTCCGGATAATAGTGCAAGGTTAGAGACCgcagaaaaactaaaaaacatatattcttCCAACGAAAATAATTCAGAAGTCAGTGAAGACagcttagttaaatatgaaGGTGATGCTGGGATTAGATTTCCTGTGGTATCCACAACGGATTTGTTGATAAGAAATTCTGGGAAACCAGTATTTTCTTACAAGTTTTCATACAGCGgttcattaaatttagtaaagaTATTATACGGATTTGGTACAAGCCCTGGGGCATCACACGGCGACGAGattccttatttatttaaagtagaaGGTTTTTGGCCAATAGCAACATTGGAGATGAAAATGATTGAGAAAATGACAACTATGTGGAGCAATTTTGCAAAATATAG TAATCCAATCCCATTCACGACGGCGCTGCTACCTGTAAAGTGGGAACCGTCGAGCCCCAAGGAACCCAAGCAGTTAGTCATTAATACGCACCTGTCTACCGCGCCTTTATGGGAAGATGAGGCTTTGTTACTATGGAATGAAACCTACTCCAAatacagaaaattaaattaa
- the LOC110994869 gene encoding esterase FE4-like codes for MWKWLVFIWLIATKLLKDPGPVIKVKDGLLRGRTSVDGNSYQYFGIPYGTVDQTNRFQAPLPPIKWKGIFEAINENTRCPQKMFGPIIAGVEDCLKLNIYTPITTVSHLRAVMVYIHGGCFFEGIGNAFLYGPDYFVDNDVIFVGINYRLNVEGFLCLGIKEAPGNAGLKDQIAALRWVKENIAAFGGNPNNITIFGESAGAVSVSHHIMSPASRGLFSRAILQSGSALAPWGLQHDPLETARNLAKEFGYYGKDPLEIYKTLSNRSIEELINAIKFKENKNYITAEILFAPCVENVIPGIEPVITKHPVDTIISGNYTKVPMIIGYNDQEGIYFVAKDFGTSLKQKPNDILHGDLEFPSELSKNASMQEINKYYFSSGKEDFIMDMINLYSDLHFKYPAVIESELYARTSDQPIYYYLFKYSGYINMPKIISYFGFVQGASHADELFYLFKPHTFPLPTRILETHMIKRMVTLWTNFAKYGEPTPTTSPLLPVKWQPSQAWNPKALVIDRHLTTSPLWDEGSISLWNKTYIKYRRKRYGFR; via the exons ATGTGGAAATGGTTGGTGTTCATATGGTTGATCGCAACGAAATTGCTCAAAGACCCGGGACCAGTGATAAAAGTGAAAGATGGCTTGCTCCGAGGCAGGACTAGTGTGGACGGCAACTCATATCAGTATTTTGGAATTCCTTATGGAACTGTGGATCAGACCAATCGTTTTCAA GCACCCCTACCACCAATTAAATGGAAAGGTATTTTCGAAGCTATCAATGAGAACACGAGATGTCCCCAAAAGATGTTTGGTCCTATTATCGCCGGCGTTGAAGATTGCCTCAAACTAAACATCTACACGCCTATAACCACTGTTTCACATTTACGTGCTGTAATGGTTTACATCCACGGAGGATGCTTTTTTGAAGGAATAGGAAACGCTTTTTTATACGGGCCAGATTACTTTGTGGATAATGACGTCATCTTTGTTGGGATCAACTATAGACTGAACGTCGAAGGATTTCTCTGTTTGGGTATTAAAGAAGCACCAGGCAATGCCGGTCTTAAAGACCAAATAGCAGCTCTTAGATGggttaaagaaaatatcgcTGCATTTGGTGGTAATcccaataatataacaatatttggtGAGAGTGCCGGTGCCGTGTCTGTATCGCATCACATTATGTCTCCCGCTTCTAGAGGACTTTTTAGTAGAGCAATCTTACAGAGCGGTTCAGCATTGGCGCCCTGGGGCCTTCAACATGATCCTCTTGAGACCGCTAGAAATTTAGCTAAAGAATTCGGATACTATGGTAAAGATCCTCTTGAGATTTATAAGACTCTATCTAATAGAAGTATTGAAGAGttaattaatgcaataaaattcaaagaaaataagaattatataacTGCGGAGATACTATTTGCACCGTGTGTTGAAAATGTAATTCCTGGAATAGAGCCTGTAATCACTAAACATCCCGTGGACACTATTATTTCCGGAAACTACACTAAAGTTCCTATGATAATAGGGTACAATGACCAAgaaggtatatattttgtagccAAAGATTTTGGAACCAGTTTAAAGCAAAAACCCAATGATATTTTACATGGAGACCTAGAATTTCCATCAGAATTGAGCAAAAACGCAAGCATGCaagagataaataaatactactttTCATCGGGGAAAGAGGATTTCATTATGgatatgattaatttatattcagatCTGCATTTTAAATACCCAGCCGTGATTGAATCCGAATTGTACGCGAGGACGAGCGACCAACCCATTTATTACTACTTATTTAAGTACAGCGGGTATATCAACATGCCGAAGATTATCTCATACTTCGGGTTCGTCCAGGGGGCATCCCATGCAGATGAGCTTTTCTACTTGTTCAAACCGCATACTTTCCCATTACCGACACGCATTCTAGAAACCCATATGATAAAGCGAATGGTCACATTATGGACTAACTTCGCTAAATACGG CGAACCAACTCCGACCACCTCGCCTCTCTTACCTGTAAAGTGGCAACCCAGCCAGGCTTGGAACCCCAAAGCCTTGGTCATTGACCGACACCTGACCACTAGCCCCCTATGGGATGAGGGCTCCATATCTCTATGGAATAAAACTTACATTAAGTACAGGAGGAAACGTTACGGATTTCGATAA
- the LOC123689191 gene encoding esterase FE4-like, with translation MNIILKILSLFVVCETVSCLLTPVVEISQGKLRGWRSLFGQNRYYNIPYAVAARFQKPKEPSNWHGIFDAIHRSQHLKCPQWRKFFVFGTEECLYLDVFSPEWATPRSKLPVMVYLHGGAYYMGAKNLYDPEFLVVKNIVVVTVNYRLGVLGFLCLNGISNLGLRDQVAALKWIQKNIAAFGGDIDNVTLCGESAGASSAAFHLLSELSRGLFHKMILMSGTALSVWAFNQESTELAFKDARKISQVYSDEDVYKVFTEAPLETLIKATKDISVNPRYFKYSPCVDSHNSDPFFRDTPYNIMKSGNFNTVPVMMGFTESEGSYFYGLLDESSVANLNDNFADMIPSLFSWCPNNRQQVATLLRSHYFGRGNITLNSVNNLVRFYSDWVAYAAIIAFSKVLTKFSNKPVYNYLFAYEGDREFAKIFIRHLKGPVHAGELFYIFKPFGIPMLLSTRDERFIVKFTTMMTNFMKFGNPTPKTSNLLKWPRATRNSSNIMVLDQNLSVLVHPYERHTGEFFLNLLCKYGEAGYVPCDSSQICMKN, from the exons atgaatataatattgaaaatactaAGTTTATTTGTGGTTTGTGAAACTGTGTCTTGTTTACTGACGCCAGTGGTGGAAATAAGTCAAGGCAAGTTGCGAGGATGGAGAAGCTTGTTCGGACAAAACCGGTATTATAACATACCTTATGCAGTTGCTGCCAGATTTCAG AAACCAAAGGAACCGTCAAATTGGCATGGAATATTCGATGCCATTCATCGAAGTCAACATCTGAAGTGTCCACAATGGAGGAAGTTTTTTGTATTCGGAACAGAAGAGTGCCTGTACCTCGATGTCTTCTCGCCAGAGTGGGCAACACCAAGAAGCAAACTACCCGTGATGGTTTACCTTCACGGCGGCGCTTACTACATGGGTGCAAAAAATCTCTATGACCCAGAATTTCTAGTAGTCAAAAACATTGTCGTCGTTACTGTCAACTATCGGCTCGGCGTTCTTGGGTTCTTGTGTTTAAATGGAATATCTAATCTGGGACTTCGAGACCAAGTCGCTGCTTTAAAGTGGATACAAAAGAATATCGCAGCATTCGGTGGCGATATAGATAATGTCACCCTTTGTGGGGAGAGTGCGGGTGCCAGCTCGGCGGCATTTCATCTACTTTCAGAATTAAGTAGAGGATTATTCCATAAAATGATTCTCATGAGTGGCACAGCTTTGTCTGTTTGGGCATTTAATCAAGAATCTACTGAACTAGCGTTTAAAGACGCGAGAAAAATTTCACAAGTATATTCAGATGAAGAtgtttataaagtatttacggAGGCTCCTTTAGAAACGTTAATAAAAGCAACCAAAGACATATCAGTTAATCCaagatatttcaaatattcccCATGCGTGGACTCTCACAATTCAGATCCGTTCTTCAGGGACACTCCATACAATATAATGAAATCGGGTAACTTTAATACTGTCCCTGTTATGATGGGCTTCACTGAATCGGAGGGATCTTACTTCTATGGATTATTGGATGAGTCATCGGTTGCCAATCTGAATGACAACTTTGCCGACATGATACCATCGTTGTTTTCATGGTGTCCCAACAACAGACAGCAAGTGGCAACACTGCTACGATCTCACTACTTTGGACGCggtaatattacattaaattccGTTAACAATTTGGTTAGATTTTATTCTGACTGGGTGGCGTATGCTGCTATTATAGCATTCTCTAAAGTGTTAACTAAGTTTTCTAACAAACCAGtctataactatttattcGCTTATGAGGGTGACAGAGAATTTGCGAAAATCTTTATAAGACACCTAAAAGGCCCTGTCCATGCTGGAGAGTTGTTCTACATTTTCAAACCCTTCGGAATTCCAATGTTACTTTCCACGAGAGATGAaagatttattgttaaatttactaCGATGATGACAAACTTCATGAAATTTGG gaATCCAACACCAAAGACTTCCAATCTTCTAAAATGGCCTCGTGCGACAAGAAACTCTTCAAACATTATGGTACTAGATCAGAATCTCTCTGTTTTAGTGCATCCATATGAGCGTCACACCGGTGAGTTTTTCCTAAATCTGCTCTGCAAATATGGAGAAGCCGGTTATGTACCCTGTGACAGTTCTCAAATATgcatgaaaaattaa